The DNA segment ttaaagaaagaaaaagcaGAAACGGCAGGCAGCCGCTGTGTCCGGAGAAAGAGTCCAAGGCGAATGCAGTTCCATGTCGCCTCTCGTCTCTCATTTCTGATCTAGGTCACTCCGCTGAGGTTTCAAAGCTTCCTTCTACTCTTTGCCTTGTTTCGAATGCACCTCTGTTTCCTTTCAAATATAAAGATTTCATTGGTTTTGTGTGCTTCCATTAGAGTTTGAgctatattttaattgtttctttcCATCGCTGTTCTCTGTTCTTTTGTATGATGGTATTTTACGGATCTTGATTAAGTGAAGTTCGGTTTCTTCGTTTCCGGTTGAGAAAAGACTGTACAGTCGAGTTCAAGTATGTAACCAATCTTTTGCATAGATTTCTGTTCTTGTACTAGTTGAAATGTTTAAGCTGGTTATATGGATTCGGAAGTAGTTTCCACGAAATCCTGAGCTGGTTTTGATGATCAAATAGTTGTTTCAGAACTTCAAAATTTATGCTTTCTGATTTGTTTATTCAAATTTCTTTGAGCGGATGTCTGCACAGTTTATAGAAATATTTCTTCCTAGAGTTACTATTTTTACCTGCAGAAATAATGGCGTCTTGTAACTATTTTAATGCGAGCTTTAGCTCTTCAACTTGGGAATAAATATCAAGAGTTTAATTATCTTATTTCTTATTCCATTCTTTACTCTTCTTTCTTCGTTCTTGGTTTAATTATCTTTTGTTTAGTCTTCTTGTAAACAGACAGCATTTTTCATGGCTGAATGATTAAGAAGTAGGAAAATTTAATTCCTTTTCCTACAAAGGGCTTTGGCAGCTGAAATTTTATTTAGCATAATTTtctaaatatccagaatcttcATTCATTGTTGTGGGAACCTCAATGTTCATTTGTATGCACAtgagatgattttttttttttttttttaattatttttatttttaaggttCTAGACGTTTATGCCTTTGATTGTCCTCCAAGTCCAAAGTCTTCTCCAATTTATGATAACCATGAAGAACATGTACCGGTTTCTAAAATTTGGATTTGATTTCAACTTTATGGCTAGAAATATCTCTCTCTTAACCAGTTTTCTATAAGAATAGTTGTAACCATTTTGTTATTAAGAACAACCTTTCAAGTATAACTTGGATAAAGTTTGAGACTGCATTATCTTCACTAGATATAAAGAGAACTCTTTCCGTGAAATGAACTTAGAAAACTTCGGATGACCTAATATTGATTGTTGTTAGAGCTGTTTCTGTAAAACAACCTTTATTTTGGGCATTTGATCTTTGTGACtggctctctctctctctctctctctctctctctctctttggcCTTACTGTAATTCAGGATTTCATGATTTCTGCGCAAGCATATTACCGAAGCTAATTGTTTaactatataataataataataataataataataataataataatagaagtCAACAAATACAAGCCTAATCTTCGGTGGTATATGGTGGTAATGATATTTCATTCCGATGTTTTAGTCAAGTGTGTTTAATGTAGTAAGTGGTGGTAATATTCATCCTTCGATattattaagaaaatatttcGTGCTGCTTCATAATATGTTCTGGTTGCTTCTCATTGTGGAGCTCAATGCAGTTCTAGTATTTCTTTGGTGAGAGatgtataattgttataatacatCACAGATTGCTAAAGAACTTAAAAGAGTGCAAACTGTTTATCATCCAAATGGGAGATGTGGCGAAAGATCTTGCTGCTGGGACTCTTGGGGGAGCAGCTCAATTGATATGTGGGCACCCGTTTGATACAATTAAGGTCAAGCTCCAAAGCCAACCTGCCCCCCTTCCTGGCCAACGTCCCAAATATTCTGGAGCTATGGATGCTCTGAGACAAACTTTAGCTTCAGAAGGCCCAAGAGGTTTGTACAAAGGTATGGGAGCTCCATTGGCTACAGTTGCTGCACAAAATGCTGTTCTCTTCACTGTCAGGGGACAACTAGAGTCCTTCTTTAGGCCTTATCCTGGTGCCTCCCTTGAAGTTAACCAACAAGTGGTTTGTGGGGCTGGGGCTGGCGTTGCTGTATCTCTTGTAGCTTGTCCAACAGAGTTGATCAAGTGCAGGTTTGTACAACCTTTTCTCGAATGCCCTGAACTTTGTGACTCCACCCCAAAATATTACATTATCACTAATAGTTATATATTATAGATAACTCACCATGAAAGGAACTTTGATCCCCATTGTTTTCCTGGTAACTCAAACAAACTACATTTGGCATGGCGTATCTTCTTGACCATTATTGCCTTTGTTGGTTTCTCATCTGGTGCATATGCAGAGAAAGAGAATTAAATTACGGTTATATATAGGCATCTTTGTTCTTGATTTTACTTTGCCAACCTCTTTAATATCGAAATGTAGCAAGCTTGTCATTATAAGTTAgttgaacttttcaaagtttttgacTTCACGATGGTAAGAGAGTTCACAAGACCTTACAACCTTCAACTTTTGTTGTTAATGAATAGACTGCAAGCTCAGAGTGCATTAGCAACATCCAGTTCAGTTGGTGTGGCAGTGAAGTATGGTGGTCCAGTGGATGTAGCCAAGCATGTTATCCAATCGCATGGAGTGAAGGGCCTTTTCAAGGGTTTGGTTCCAACTTTGGCAAGAGAGGTGCCTGGGAATGCAGTAGTTTTTGGTGTATATGAAATGCTCAAACAGCACTTTGCTGGAGGTCGAGACACTTCTAATCTGGGCAGAGGGTCTCTGATGGTGGCTGGTGGTGTATCTGGAGCTGCATTCTGGCTAGCTGTGTATCCAACTGATGTGATAAAGAGTGTGATTCAAGTGGATGATTTCAAGAACCCAAAGTTCTCTGGTTCTATGGATGCGTTCAGAAAAATCATGGCCTTAGAAGGAGTGAAAGGGCTATACAGAGGTTTTGGACCTGCCATGGCTCGTAGTGTCCCAGCTAATGCAGCATGCTTCTTGGTATACGAAATCACCAGATCTAGTTTAGGTTAATTAAACAATTCTTTTGGAACTTCTTGTCCTCTATGTGTCTGGATGCTTATTGGTTATACCCCATTTGATTCGAGTTGGGTACGACGAGAAATAAAATTAACTCATTAACTCTTGCATTTCATTGCTTCTTTTTTTGTCCTCTCCTAAACCTTCAATGGTAGAGAATTGCGAGAGCTATGTTGTACCAGGCTCTTTGAATGGCTTCATGTATTTATTAGTTAAAGAAGTGTAAGTCTCCTATTTTACACTCAAGAAATGTATTAGAACCAAAGATCCAGGCAAAACTTGTTGGAGAGAGCGATGAGAACACCAAATGGTTCCATAAACAAGCCAGTGAAAGGCAGAAACAAATGCCATTATCAGTATTGCTGATCAGGCGGAGCTGGCAGGAGGATCCAGATAGAATCAAATCTATTTTTACGGAGTATTTTCAAGATATGTTTAGATCTTCTGAACCGGGTGTTG comes from the Benincasa hispida cultivar B227 chromosome 5, ASM972705v1, whole genome shotgun sequence genome and includes:
- the LOC120077575 gene encoding mitochondrial carnitine/acylcarnitine carrier-like protein gives rise to the protein MGDVAKDLAAGTLGGAAQLICGHPFDTIKVKLQSQPAPLPGQRPKYSGAMDALRQTLASEGPRGLYKGMGAPLATVAAQNAVLFTVRGQLESFFRPYPGASLEVNQQVVCGAGAGVAVSLVACPTELIKCRLQAQSALATSSSVGVAVKYGGPVDVAKHVIQSHGVKGLFKGLVPTLAREVPGNAVVFGVYEMLKQHFAGGRDTSNLGRGSLMVAGGVSGAAFWLAVYPTDVIKSVIQVDDFKNPKFSGSMDAFRKIMALEGVKGLYRGFGPAMARSVPANAACFLVYEITRSSLG